A single Ignavibacteriales bacterium DNA region contains:
- a CDS encoding OmpA family protein, whose translation MAPCDILDPYFGIGVSGLYFSLEKGQSVKDGNYLDYQANLILGVNWGIIDEYLVDILGEGFSYNTEIAYHTVASDGYDGAGGTVGGLLGGSLDTYMTFKAGLIYKITEGKKYRYCDIYDGVLTINSISSPSPDNKNTNPDNKDTEPNSTVTNGLVDYNRIEDIIKRYVKEPANIDYNRIEDIVKRNKPSINFDGMPTNDKNATDGYAPNWVLMGINFEFNSTRFTPESYPILLNAFQILMANPSLRVEIQGHTDNIGSSEVNRKLSRDRADLVKQYLVSKGIAANRLSTSGFGAEKPIADNQTSMGRFLNRRIEFKVLGK comes from the coding sequence ATGGCTCCATGCGATATTCTTGATCCGTATTTTGGCATCGGGGTCTCAGGATTGTATTTTTCCTTAGAAAAGGGGCAAAGTGTGAAGGATGGAAATTATCTTGATTATCAGGCGAACCTGATTTTAGGTGTAAACTGGGGAATAATTGATGAGTACCTGGTTGATATACTCGGTGAAGGATTTTCTTACAATACCGAAATTGCATATCATACCGTTGCTTCTGACGGGTATGACGGAGCAGGCGGTACTGTGGGCGGGCTGCTTGGCGGTTCACTTGACACGTATATGACCTTTAAGGCAGGACTTATATATAAAATAACGGAAGGAAAAAAATACCGTTATTGCGATATATATGACGGAGTTCTAACGATAAACAGTATTTCCAGTCCTAGCCCTGATAATAAAAATACCAATCCGGATAATAAAGACACAGAACCAAACTCAACTGTTACCAATGGTCTGGTTGACTATAACCGCATTGAAGATATCATTAAACGATACGTCAAAGAGCCGGCTAATATAGATTACAACCGTATTGAAGATATCGTTAAGCGGAATAAACCAAGCATCAACTTTGACGGTATGCCCACTAATGATAAAAATGCAACTGACGGTTACGCGCCGAACTGGGTTCTGATGGGAATTAATTTTGAATTTAATTCAACCCGGTTTACCCCGGAATCTTATCCTATTCTGCTCAACGCATTCCAGATACTGATGGCAAACCCAAGCCTGAGAGTAGAGATACAGGGGCATACGGACAATATCGGAAGCAGTGAGGTTAACCGTAAACTCTCCCGTGACAGAGCTGACCTTGTTAAACAATATTTGGTTTCAAAAGGAATTGCCGCTAACCGTCTTTCTACCTCCGGCTTCGGAGCTGAAAAACCAATTGCAGATAATCAGACTTCAATGGGAAGATTCCTTAACAGAAGAATTGAATTTAAGGTTTTAGGAAAATAA
- a CDS encoding septal ring lytic transglycosylase RlpA family protein has protein sequence MRQKLPILLLVLALFITGCSSAVRYSTSSVPPKNPAPEVAFNPADYADAEVLEEVSGKASFYADKFHGKLTANGEVFDMYKISAAHPKYPLETIIRVTNLKNRKSVILRINDRMPDFKGRIIDLSYQTAVELEMLKEGVADVKIEVLEWGKGKTVK, from the coding sequence GTGAGACAAAAATTACCCATTCTGCTGCTGGTTTTGGCTCTTTTTATTACGGGTTGCTCTTCAGCTGTAAGATATTCCACGTCATCCGTACCGCCAAAGAACCCGGCGCCGGAAGTTGCATTCAATCCGGCTGATTACGCCGATGCTGAAGTGTTAGAGGAAGTATCAGGAAAAGCATCCTTTTACGCGGATAAATTTCATGGAAAATTGACCGCCAATGGTGAGGTATTCGATATGTACAAAATTTCTGCCGCGCACCCCAAATATCCTCTCGAAACCATCATAAGGGTTACCAATCTGAAAAACAGGAAATCCGTAATTCTGAGAATTAATGACAGAATGCCTGACTTTAAAGGAAGGATTATTGATTTATCCTATCAGACTGCTGTGGAACTGGAGATGTTAAAAGAGGGGGTTGCCGATGTTAAAATTGAGGTTCTTGAATGGGGTAAAGGAAAGACAGTTAAATGA
- a CDS encoding N-acetylmuramoyl-L-alanine amidase, producing MNNFLIQQSAKFFVLLLIAAAFTGCSPSVYYDTPLEFRNPEKYTSFMASYSPYLTGKKFYLDPGHGGEDRRSKGPAGEAVEADLNLKVGLYLRDFLTQAGAIVYMSRTKDTTVNLRDRSRLANESGADFFISIHHNAPGAGADRFINYTSTYYHAKETDYEYEPMERDMAKYIQRDLAYAMRNSGGLGSFDGTYSDYWIYPGAGFSVLRHTTIPSVLVEGSFFTHEYEEQRLIIDEFNKVQAWGIFRGIARYISQSIPKVSLKEKNHSNGLYTAVFSISDTVQINPKSIRVFSDSLETSDFVYQKDNREITISFKTPGERLIKIIAANSRGNHAFPYEEKILFTKD from the coding sequence GTGAACAATTTTTTGATACAGCAATCAGCTAAATTTTTTGTTTTACTGCTGATTGCAGCAGCGTTTACGGGGTGCTCCCCTTCAGTATATTACGATACTCCTCTGGAGTTCAGAAATCCTGAAAAATACACTTCGTTTATGGCTTCCTATTCACCCTATCTCACCGGAAAAAAGTTTTATCTTGATCCTGGCCACGGAGGTGAAGACAGACGCAGCAAGGGACCTGCAGGCGAAGCTGTGGAAGCGGATCTGAATTTGAAAGTAGGGCTCTACCTCCGTGATTTCCTCACCCAGGCCGGAGCTATTGTTTATATGTCCCGCACAAAAGATACCACGGTAAATCTGAGAGACCGTTCCCGGCTGGCAAACGAAAGTGGTGCGGATTTCTTTATCTCAATACACCATAATGCACCGGGAGCCGGGGCTGACCGTTTTATCAACTATACTTCGACCTATTATCATGCCAAGGAAACCGACTACGAATATGAACCGATGGAACGTGACATGGCAAAGTATATTCAGCGCGATCTGGCTTATGCAATGAGGAATTCAGGCGGGCTGGGATCCTTTGACGGTACCTATTCTGACTACTGGATATATCCCGGGGCGGGGTTCTCGGTACTGCGTCACACAACTATACCCTCAGTGCTTGTTGAAGGTTCATTTTTTACGCATGAGTATGAAGAGCAGCGGCTTATCATTGATGAATTTAACAAAGTCCAGGCCTGGGGCATCTTTCGCGGAATAGCGAGATATATCAGTCAGAGTATCCCAAAGGTATCATTAAAGGAGAAGAATCACTCCAATGGTCTCTATACTGCTGTATTCAGCATTAGTGATACGGTACAGATTAACCCGAAATCTATCCGTGTGTTCAGCGACTCACTCGAAACAAGTGATTTTGTTTATCAGAAGGACAATAGGGAAATTACCATTTCATTCAAAACCCCGGGAGAGCGTCTTATTAAAATAATTGCCGCAAACAGCCGCGGTAATCATGCTTTCCCGTACGAAGAAAAGATTCTGTTCACAAAGGACTGA
- a CDS encoding spore maturation protein, with translation MLNYVWYALIILGLSAAIYTDVADLGSDAWNNDKSLSISVEGAPSRADLLSHASDIRLIITPEAFKSWSGKDLSDTLRISAKSSPSKDGASVSLYMIPEKSLHPLITKMASVNGKENDLLGTLTLNKNSDALIGSVKFERISFVKMKEVTASVLSYAETAVTIALGLIGIMALWLGVMKVAEEGGLIAIIAKAVKPITKFLYPDVPSDHPAMGAMIMNFSANFLGLGNAATPFGLKAMEELDKLNPEKGTATNAMCTFLAINTAGMTLIPATAIAIRASVGSSDPAIIIGTSLFGSTCATTVAILSAKLFENFPMTPTTFFERAKKNLKGFAIFFAVIFMLFAGIMSGAFSYLFSWVSVDFIRQFIQLFSIAAIPLLILIFLSFGFVKKVKVYETFVEGAKEGFNIAVRIIPYLVAMLAAIGIFRAGGAMEWLIYGLTFITDPIGMPAEALPMALMRPLSGSGSLGIMTEIITIHGPDSFIGILVSTFFGSSETTFYVLAVYFGSVGIKKTRHALPAGLLADAAGFLGALFIVKLLFG, from the coding sequence ATGCTCAATTATGTCTGGTATGCACTAATCATTCTTGGCCTCTCAGCAGCAATATATACAGATGTTGCCGATCTGGGTTCAGATGCATGGAATAATGATAAATCCCTGAGCATCAGCGTGGAAGGTGCTCCTTCCAGAGCGGATTTATTGAGCCATGCTTCTGATATTAGACTAATTATAACACCTGAGGCGTTTAAGTCATGGAGCGGTAAAGATTTGTCCGACACCCTCAGAATCAGTGCAAAATCTTCTCCTTCAAAGGATGGAGCAAGCGTTTCCCTTTATATGATCCCGGAAAAATCCCTGCATCCCCTTATCACGAAGATGGCTTCTGTCAACGGAAAGGAAAACGATCTCCTTGGGACTCTAACGCTGAACAAGAATTCAGATGCGCTGATTGGATCCGTAAAATTTGAGCGTATATCCTTTGTAAAAATGAAGGAAGTTACCGCCTCAGTATTAAGTTATGCTGAAACTGCGGTAACGATTGCTCTGGGGCTTATCGGCATTATGGCTCTCTGGCTCGGAGTAATGAAGGTTGCTGAAGAGGGGGGACTTATTGCGATAATAGCAAAGGCAGTTAAACCGATTACGAAGTTTCTGTATCCTGACGTGCCCTCTGATCATCCTGCAATGGGTGCAATGATTATGAATTTCTCAGCCAATTTTCTGGGATTGGGTAACGCAGCAACTCCTTTCGGACTGAAAGCAATGGAGGAACTTGACAAGCTAAATCCTGAAAAAGGGACTGCTACAAATGCAATGTGCACTTTTCTTGCGATAAATACCGCTGGAATGACACTGATACCGGCAACCGCCATTGCCATCAGGGCATCAGTAGGGAGCAGTGATCCTGCAATTATCATTGGCACCTCCCTCTTTGGTTCTACTTGTGCAACCACAGTAGCAATTCTCTCAGCTAAACTGTTTGAAAATTTTCCGATGACCCCGACAACATTCTTTGAACGGGCGAAAAAAAATCTCAAGGGCTTTGCTATCTTTTTTGCGGTAATTTTTATGCTGTTCGCGGGGATAATGAGCGGTGCATTTTCTTATCTGTTCAGTTGGGTGAGTGTGGATTTCATCCGTCAGTTTATACAACTATTCTCTATTGCTGCAATTCCCCTGCTAATCCTGATATTCTTAAGCTTTGGTTTTGTTAAAAAAGTTAAGGTTTATGAAACATTTGTTGAAGGTGCAAAGGAAGGATTTAATATCGCGGTACGCATAATCCCCTACCTGGTTGCCATGCTTGCAGCAATTGGTATCTTCAGAGCCGGTGGAGCAATGGAATGGCTTATATACGGCCTTACATTTATTACTGATCCGATCGGTATGCCAGCTGAAGCACTCCCGATGGCACTAATGAGACCTTTATCGGGCAGCGGCTCACTGGGAATTATGACCGAGATCATTACGATTCACGGACCTGATTCCTTTATCGGGATTTTAGTCTCCACATTCTTCGGAAGCTCAGAAACTACTTTTTATGTACTTGCCGTTTATTTTGGTTCCGTTGGAATTAAAAAAACCAGGCATGCTCTCCCCGCTGGTCTACTGGCTGATGCAGCAGGATTCCTGGGCGCACTGTTTATCGTTAAGTTATTGTTTGGTTAA
- a CDS encoding YajQ family cyclic di-GMP-binding protein — MASNHSFDIVSEIDFQEVDNAVNQALKEIQQRYDLKDSKTTLELNKKDKLLTLHSKDDYSRKAAIDILQTKFIKRGLSIKVMKFGDPEAASHESVRQKITLQSGISKENGKIITKLIKDSKLKVNAQIQDEQVRVTAPKIDDLQAVQKLVRETELDFPVQFVNYK, encoded by the coding sequence ATGGCATCAAATCACTCATTCGATATTGTTTCTGAAATTGATTTTCAGGAAGTTGACAATGCAGTCAATCAGGCCCTTAAGGAAATCCAGCAGCGATATGACCTGAAGGATTCCAAAACAACTCTAGAATTAAACAAAAAAGACAAACTTCTCACCCTTCACTCAAAGGACGATTACTCAAGAAAAGCTGCTATTGATATATTGCAGACAAAATTCATTAAACGGGGGCTATCAATCAAGGTAATGAAGTTTGGTGATCCTGAGGCTGCTTCTCATGAATCCGTCAGGCAGAAAATCACCCTTCAATCGGGCATCTCAAAAGAGAATGGCAAGATTATTACCAAACTGATTAAAGATTCCAAACTTAAAGTCAATGCACAGATTCAGGATGAGCAGGTACGCGTTACAGCACCAAAGATTGATGATCTTCAGGCGGTTCAGAAACTCGTCCGTGAAACTGAACTTGATTTTCCGGTCCAGTTTGTAAATTACAAATAA
- a CDS encoding aldo/keto reductase — protein MQPRKFGRTGLSVSPLGFGAGQIGDDSLTERDAEYLLHSLPDLGINMIDTARGYGLSEERIGKYLAHRRDEFILSTKVGYGIEGTEDWTYDCIIKGVDTARKQLRTGVIDIVHLHSCSEYILRNNGVLDALLECRHRGWLKVPAYSGENEDLAFALSSGIIQSLQTSVNIFDQKSLRMYIPGARELGMGIIGKRSLANVCWHHQTQPHGHYCEQYWIRMKELQYKTDIPYHELLIRFAVFSGGADTSLVGGKNPDNIKRNIAIVEKGPLPDEVIKMILTRYQEIGSNWEGLI, from the coding sequence TTGCAACCGCGTAAATTCGGCCGTACCGGTCTCAGTGTTTCTCCCCTTGGCTTTGGCGCAGGGCAGATAGGTGATGACTCCCTTACTGAACGGGATGCAGAATATCTGCTTCACTCCCTTCCCGATCTTGGCATCAATATGATTGATACAGCCCGCGGATATGGCCTTTCAGAAGAACGGATTGGTAAATACCTCGCTCATCGAAGAGATGAATTTATCCTCTCAACTAAAGTCGGGTATGGAATTGAAGGCACTGAGGACTGGACGTATGACTGTATTATAAAAGGGGTTGACACAGCACGTAAACAGCTTCGCACCGGGGTGATTGATATTGTGCATCTACATTCCTGTTCTGAGTATATACTCAGGAACAACGGAGTACTGGATGCGCTCCTGGAGTGCCGTCATAGGGGCTGGCTTAAAGTTCCGGCGTATTCGGGTGAAAATGAAGACCTTGCATTCGCGCTCAGTTCCGGTATAATACAATCCCTTCAGACCTCGGTCAACATATTCGACCAGAAAAGTCTGCGCATGTATATCCCTGGAGCCAGGGAACTTGGGATGGGGATTATAGGCAAAAGAAGTTTAGCAAATGTCTGCTGGCATCACCAGACACAGCCGCACGGCCACTACTGCGAGCAGTACTGGATTCGCATGAAAGAACTGCAGTACAAAACTGATATCCCCTATCACGAACTGCTCATCCGCTTTGCTGTATTTTCCGGAGGGGCTGATACCTCACTAGTTGGCGGGAAAAACCCTGATAACATTAAGCGAAATATTGCAATCGTTGAAAAAGGACCTCTGCCTGATGAAGTAATTAAGATGATCCTGACCAGATATCAGGAAATAGGCAGCAATTGGGAGGGGCTCATTTAA
- a CDS encoding UvrD-helicase domain-containing protein, with amino-acid sequence MADKLTASQQAALNTSIHISLAANAGSGKTFVLKKRYAELLTRRDIFPQNIAAITFTEKAASELYTKIREEIEGYIRNTDIPAGIRNDLKKKKRLLSSARISTIHSFCSEILREFAIDAGVDPGFIPVDEVMSSEILEKAAERSLQKSFDDPELHEVQVYLQLTLGGYNKLKSALISAVRKRGKLIPFYRNLVLLREEEFLNNADRYMGNIMAEILNTSYASEDQTGNASLRDEQAVALYKDISSEIDKGKSGSASETPSDLATVREMHKKLYEFNIKFSRLFSLTTEYYESGKRELNFLDHDDLILKARDIVMNQESEVSSHLNQKYRYIMIDEYQDTDDAQFDIFVSKLREMTAPEPNLFIVGDEKQSIYMFRNAEPQIFRETREMIGNINKEGVITLAESFRMSRELCAFNNALFGQVFADQMKPFNSVAPEELIYARNEEPVIPPSHIEILLSTQQDDKKSSIAQKKMHQAELIAKRINKLLQDKSVEHLSDIGILLYENEDALFLQEVFGAYGIHHIFSGRTTQFRDQVTADIINLFKFAADQKNDTALTGLLRSPFFMLSDVDIYQIASGSGFYLWQRFEQLDNLSAAAAFARSYLKGFLKKAKAISPSRLLREVLSETRYIEISSAILPHEELFARIRSVSERIRVFEDEQNFTLYDLIVYLEGLRETKGKEDPVFSQKGSDAVNIMTIHASKGLEFRAVFLFNSAKERKGGSSDPFIISPSFGLIPKFPSGENDIFPLAGSFEQYLRRRRELEETKRIYYVACTRATDQIFFTADASDKTESYSLFAFLTRTFALKPADSKKTFTHPVKVLSRPSMEHVTEQQNFVISIHTDITTGSDSQTPEEKSSFSGPVALAGVTRIESTKHLSTRMIPVSGILTYDECPHKYRLVNELRLTNVTSLLDEEIPLPLSPEENSDVSPLLKGAFYGSIIHKAIELYKPGLDAEDIKRSMTGQFHQLRISSSSIKDKIFSDVLRIVHSPEFQDFYSADGISEYEIRAIIGGYFVTARLDYLLLKEKNIIIADYKTNELKNLTAAAMNRYQFQLDIYALLAGKLFPDAQSLETILYITRDPARSVRKQHTRDDFIRTEQRVSLILQNIFSREQQQSFTACSDCILKMEGLTCEQFFDTAIS; translated from the coding sequence ATGGCTGATAAACTAACAGCTTCTCAGCAGGCAGCGCTTAATACGTCAATTCACATATCTCTTGCGGCAAATGCAGGTTCAGGAAAAACCTTTGTTCTAAAAAAACGTTATGCTGAACTGCTGACCAGACGTGATATCTTTCCGCAAAATATAGCGGCAATCACTTTTACCGAAAAGGCTGCTTCTGAACTCTATACAAAAATACGTGAAGAAATTGAAGGCTATATCAGAAATACTGACATTCCTGCCGGTATCAGGAATGACCTGAAGAAGAAAAAAAGACTGCTCAGTTCCGCAAGAATTTCCACTATTCACTCATTTTGCAGCGAAATTCTGCGTGAGTTTGCCATTGATGCAGGGGTGGATCCCGGTTTTATTCCTGTTGATGAAGTTATGTCATCAGAAATTCTTGAGAAAGCGGCAGAGCGGTCACTGCAGAAATCTTTTGATGATCCGGAACTACATGAAGTGCAGGTTTACCTTCAACTCACACTCGGAGGATATAACAAACTAAAATCGGCTTTAATTTCAGCCGTCAGAAAAAGAGGAAAACTGATTCCCTTTTACCGTAATCTTGTTTTACTCCGTGAAGAGGAGTTTCTGAATAACGCAGACCGGTATATGGGGAACATCATGGCAGAAATTCTGAACACCAGTTATGCATCAGAGGATCAGACAGGCAACGCCAGTTTACGTGATGAACAAGCCGTAGCTCTGTATAAAGATATTTCTTCAGAAATTGATAAGGGGAAATCAGGTTCTGCTTCTGAGACCCCTTCAGATTTGGCAACAGTAAGAGAGATGCACAAAAAACTTTACGAATTTAATATTAAATTCAGCAGACTATTCTCTCTGACCACTGAGTACTATGAATCCGGGAAAAGAGAATTGAACTTCCTTGATCATGACGACCTTATCTTAAAAGCAAGAGACATCGTAATGAATCAGGAATCTGAGGTTTCATCACATCTGAATCAGAAGTACCGGTATATTATGATTGACGAGTATCAGGATACTGATGATGCGCAGTTTGATATTTTCGTCTCAAAACTGCGGGAAATGACTGCCCCCGAACCTAATTTGTTTATTGTGGGCGATGAAAAACAGAGTATTTATATGTTCCGGAACGCGGAACCGCAGATATTTCGTGAAACACGGGAGATGATCGGAAATATCAATAAAGAAGGGGTTATTACTCTTGCAGAGTCCTTCAGGATGAGCAGAGAACTTTGCGCATTTAACAATGCATTGTTCGGGCAGGTTTTTGCGGATCAGATGAAGCCATTTAACAGCGTGGCTCCGGAAGAATTGATATACGCAAGGAATGAAGAGCCGGTTATTCCTCCTTCTCACATTGAAATCCTGCTTTCCACTCAGCAAGATGATAAAAAATCATCTATCGCTCAGAAAAAAATGCATCAGGCTGAGCTAATTGCTAAACGAATCAACAAATTATTGCAGGATAAATCTGTTGAACATTTGAGTGATATCGGGATTCTGCTATACGAAAATGAAGATGCACTCTTTCTGCAGGAGGTATTCGGAGCATATGGCATACATCATATTTTTTCAGGCAGAACCACGCAATTCCGGGATCAGGTGACCGCTGATATTATTAATCTCTTCAAGTTCGCTGCCGATCAAAAAAACGATACTGCTCTTACTGGTTTGTTAAGAAGTCCGTTTTTTATGCTTTCAGATGTTGATATATACCAGATCGCTTCCGGATCAGGATTCTACCTTTGGCAACGGTTTGAACAGTTGGATAACTTATCGGCAGCAGCTGCTTTCGCGAGAAGTTATCTGAAAGGATTTCTTAAAAAGGCAAAGGCAATAAGCCCGTCACGGCTGTTGCGAGAAGTTTTATCCGAAACAAGATACATTGAAATCAGTTCTGCAATACTCCCTCACGAAGAACTATTTGCAAGAATCAGATCCGTTTCCGAAAGAATCAGAGTCTTTGAAGATGAACAGAATTTTACTCTGTACGATCTGATTGTTTATCTTGAGGGACTGAGAGAGACCAAAGGAAAAGAGGACCCAGTTTTTTCTCAAAAAGGGTCCGATGCAGTGAACATCATGACGATTCATGCATCAAAAGGCCTCGAATTCAGGGCTGTTTTTCTGTTTAACTCTGCAAAAGAGAGGAAAGGCGGCAGCAGCGATCCATTTATTATTTCTCCGTCATTCGGACTGATTCCAAAATTCCCATCGGGTGAAAATGATATATTTCCTCTTGCCGGATCATTTGAACAATATCTTCGCCGAAGGAGAGAACTGGAAGAAACAAAGCGGATTTATTATGTGGCATGTACCAGAGCCACAGACCAGATTTTCTTCACCGCTGATGCCTCGGATAAAACTGAATCATACAGTCTCTTTGCTTTTCTTACAAGAACATTTGCCCTTAAGCCGGCAGATTCTAAAAAAACGTTTACTCATCCTGTGAAAGTTCTCTCACGCCCTTCAATGGAACACGTTACTGAACAGCAGAATTTTGTGATATCAATCCACACTGATATAACTACCGGCTCTGATTCTCAAACTCCTGAAGAGAAATCTTCTTTCTCAGGCCCGGTAGCACTCGCCGGTGTAACCAGAATTGAATCCACTAAACATCTCTCCACTCGCATGATTCCGGTTTCCGGAATTCTCACTTATGATGAATGCCCGCATAAATACCGGCTGGTAAATGAACTCCGGCTTACCAATGTCACCTCATTGCTTGATGAGGAAATTCCTTTACCTCTGTCACCTGAAGAGAATTCCGACGTGAGTCCCCTGCTCAAAGGAGCATTCTACGGCAGTATTATTCATAAGGCAATCGAACTATATAAGCCCGGGCTGGACGCGGAAGATATCAAGCGGTCAATGACCGGTCAGTTTCACCAACTGCGGATTTCTTCGTCATCAATAAAAGATAAGATTTTCTCTGATGTACTGAGGATAGTTCATTCACCGGAGTTCCAGGATTTCTATTCGGCGGATGGTATATCGGAGTATGAAATCCGGGCGATTATCGGCGGTTATTTTGTGACAGCTAGATTAGATTACCTTCTGCTAAAAGAGAAGAATATCATTATAGCTGATTACAAAACCAACGAACTCAAAAATCTGACTGCCGCAGCAATGAACCGCTACCAGTTTCAGCTTGATATCTACGCTTTACTTGCAGGAAAGCTGTTTCCTGATGCTCAATCCCTTGAAACAATTCTTTACATTACCCGGGATCCTGCCCGTTCGGTCAGAAAACAACACACACGGGACGATTTTATTCGGACTGAACAGAGGGTTTCCCTTATATTGCAGAATATTTTTTCCCGAGAACAGCAGCAGTCCTTTACTGCCTGTTCTGACTGTATCCTAAAAATGGAAGGACTTACTTGTGAACAATTTTTTGATACAGCAATCAGCTAA